The following is a genomic window from Solanum lycopersicum chromosome 6, SLM_r2.1.
TACCCGAATTTGAAATCTAAACTATATATATGGCGACAAAGGACACCTAACTCTTAAGAATATGAACCGTCGTCTCAAGTCAATTTCAAATGTTAATTTATGGTAGGTAAGTATAATTGAAAACTCAGAGATAAtgattcattttctttcattaatATCAACTGTAAGATCCAATATGAACAATATAATACTAGTTTCCAATATTGATTTAATCAAGAATACGAATATGTATGACCCTCATaatataacatattaataatAGATGTTTGATCTTAGACAATTCAATTCCAGCCGCCAGCTAATGAAATGAggattaattatacaaaatcaTACAAGGAGACAACATAGTTTAGCTTCTTTTCCTAATCTAATAATGGTCAATTTAACACTAAATTGGACAAAAACCTGACGTAAATATCCGGTAAAAATTTTTCGAAGTAGAGCCTATAGGGTACAGCTCGTACCCTCCGAAAGTGTCGTTCAACAATAGAGGAAAAAACAAGTAATGTACGTAGTGgatatgattattatgtgtCCAACCTTTACATTAAGTATCACTTAAAGGAAATTGTATACACCAATTAACATTTTTTAGAAATGTTCCTCTATATAACGACATTAAATTCAATGACAGATaattttagtataatttatatatatatatacaccaaTTAAGATTTTTTAGAAATGTTCCTGTATATAACGACATTGAATTCAATGACAgttgattttaatatatatatatatatagagagagagaaaatcaCGAAAAGCTATTTCTGTTTCCTTATATATCTAAGGGTGGGAGTATGCGTGGTAGGGCTGTGTATCGTCCGATTCGATTCGGTTTTAAAGTTTATCGGGATGGCTTATTGGTTATCGTCTAGTAGAGATGCTAAACCATTATAGAACCATTAAGATATTGGTTTATCGGTTATTGGTTTAtcgatttttttattgttatcgGTTCGATTATCGATTTAACCGTTAAAATTtgatacaaaagaaaaaacattgaaaatcacatagaaacaaggtgacaaaccaaataaaccTTGCACTTGAGTTCATAAGTTACATCTTGCTCAAAAGCAAATAATTTACATTGTAGAATAATCAAGTGTTTgagacaacaaaaataaaagtaggaaatcaaattctaagtcgaggactttatatacaaaatggtataaataaaattatttaatttactatggGGTTTGTCGGTTAACCCGttaagaaaaaacattaaacCGTTAAGAACCGATTACCCGATAACAAAAAAGATCAAAACTGTTATCAAAACCACTAAATTAATAACCCAATACTATaaacaaataacttttttatcgaTTCGACATATCGATTTCAATTCGATCTTGAACAGCCCTAGTGCGTGGCAGGGACGGAAAGATCTAAGATTTGCAGGCTctgtaaaaacaaaataagaaaaaaaagaaaaagaaaaacaagaaatcatTTTTGTTTGTTGTATATGGAGGGTAGCTTTGGCTAATGGAATTACTTTCtatttaaagttttcaaaactCTTATGATAGTAATTTTTATTGCAAACCTTCCAAAACGAAAAAGTAATAATAGGccacttttttaatatttcaaaaaagggGGCAAGTCTTGGCTATAAAGAGATGAATATTTTACCTTCTCTACTCATGGTTTTAAGAAAACTTTGTGCAACATAAAGTCCATAATGCACGAATACTTTGGCCAAAAATGGACCACCAATAAAAGCcaataagaaaattaacaaCTCCGATCCAAATATCTATTCTACTGCACTATCTGGAAACATATGTTTTTCCTTtggtataatatatatatatatattttctttatcttaAATTAATATTGTTCTGGTTATTAGGTCTGCATTCTGTTTTCATTGTTTAGTTCTTTAATATTcggtttgaattttttatttttcattttaaaaaaatgtaacacaaatcaaatcaaaataaatttgatttggtttttacTCTATCCGATTTGATTattcaatttgttttttaattttcggttttcatttttctaaattcgaaatcaaacaaaaacccaatcaaagtaaattataaattcaaaaacaaatcaaaaaatcaattcaaattaaaatatgatttgatttttcacTTTAATTTGAATAATGTACACCCAATCCAAGCTGCTAAATAGATGGATTGAGTTGAATTTATAAAAAACCAAATGGATAGATGAgttgaattgaaataaaataaagttgggTTCATTACTCAACCTTCTACAAATCttattaagttttaaattatttgtcttTTGCAATTTGTCtaagaatatattttatgattgttATTCTTTTAGATCGATTTGAATGGTAAATCAACTTATCTTTTAAGTTATTCTATTTCAGGACCTAAACTTAAGATATCTAAGGAAATTATGATGAGTTTGAATGACACGTTGAAACCTAAGATATCTAAGGAAATTATGATGAGTTTGAATGACACGTTGAAGCGTTTTGAGATGCTTGAAAAGCAGTTCAAAGTTTGACAAGTGTTTTTTATCAAAAGGAACGTCGTTTTACTTTACTTGCTTTTAATAAAGTTTGAGTGCTTTACGTGTGTAtgggaaaaaagaaaatgttagtTCTAACATCTTTTACGATTATAATTACCGTAACTTGCCAGTAAACGTGTGACAAGCTCAATAATAAGACCAACTCAATTCAACTTCAGATGACTTACAAAtttgtttctttaatttgtaattCGAAATATAAGGAAATTCATAAAAAGGATATGAGAGGACAAGACATTTTTCTCACAATTTTTTCACTATCTTTTTTGATGGAACCGTTTCATGTTAACTACTAACCCCGGAGCCCAAATTATCTTGATCCTATTGCTCGTTCTAGGCGCAATAGCTACTTGTGTGACCTTGATGGACATATTAGGCTGAACTTGGTTCATAACAAAACGTGAATTTGAGATTATATATTCAagatgtttaaaatattttaactataaatttatcaaaatcaaattcaaatttgatactcattaaaatatttgagtAACTAAGACTTAATACAAATTTAGATGGTTGAATTTTGATCCATATTTTTAGTCCATTCCACCAAAAGAGCTCTTGAATGAGTAAATAACtagtttctttattaatttaatccatCATGATTCGCTCAAATCTAAATCAATCTGGCTAAAAGAAACCACAATTCAATAGTTACTAAATTTCACACCTCTTAAAGTATCTTTGTCTTTGATAAATGTCTAGTCCAAATCTGATTAACATACATATGAATATCTAGATGTAAAACtcttgagttaattagtttaTGATTTTGGTCTTTGTCCAAGTTAGGTTGCACATTTGCCATGAGGAGGtttagaatatttcaaaaaataaggtCTAACACTCAAAAAGCATACATTATTGACAGCTTTACTTTAGTAATAAGCACCACAATTCctctcaaatatattttttaaaaaatgaataaaatatagtGTATGTGTATGGACGTATCTGCCTAAGGAGTTTTCCAGGTAAATGACCAACCTAAAAAGCAAAAGATTTGCTTTACAAAGCACtataataaaaagttaaaaaagagAGGCAAAGACCAAATTACATAATAAAAGAATTCTGCCTTGTGTTTGGACCACGGTGGCTAACTAATGGACGTGTGATACTGTCTAACTGAAGTtcgaagattttttttttgttttgcacGAAAATTAACTTAGTtatctagaaaattttaattgttcAACAAATTAATTAGCATTctaaatttttactttattggTAAAGATTCAAATTCTTACGGGACTTGATATATTGGCATGCATCAACATTAATTTTCTCTACTTTAACTTGTAATACTTACTAGTTTTAATTGAACTTTTTGCTTTTCGATGTATGGATTTtcaagaagcaaaaaaaaaaaaaaaactacctaATAAAGAATTTTTGTGGATTCAAAATTTTAGGACTTTCAGACCTTGAATATATTAACCATATGATGAAACAAAGTAGCGAAGGGAGGGTATCATTACATATATAAACTCTTAACGTTCaactttttctaaaaatttccAGAATTAATACCCCAAttagaaaagtgaaaaaaaaaaaaactccaaaaCATTAAGCAAAAGCGGATGCTTCTCTTCTCAAATCTCTGTAAAATCGAGAAATGAATTCATCAGCTTTCTCATCAACGTTGCTCATCATGTCAGTTTCTCTTAGTGGGAACGGCGAGTCAGTGATTCTTAATTGCCTCACCGTTGGAGTCCTTCCGAATCCAGGCAAAGCAGGTGATGCTGTTTCGCTCTGTAGCATTTCTAATGCCTTCAAAACGGCAGCGTTCATCATTGAAACGTCGTCGTGTTCAGTGACAGGTACTGCATTGTGATTGTGCTTATTAATGCGCTTGTTGAGGTTGAAAGGGAGGTGAAAAGTGGGGCTGTTACTGCAGCTGAACTCGTAATactcttttgaagttgattgatgaacatgattattattattatggccCTGGAACATCAGATTTTGGAAGACGGTTTTTCCTGCAATCTTACCACGTTTCATTAATAAGTTGAGATCGAACATTAGTTTTCTCTTTGATGATAATCCTTTCCTCAACATGAAGTAAGCCACGCGGACTATTTTCCAGAACTTTTTCCCTATAACTGGTAAATTTTGATCCATTTTCACGTACGggagaatttttattttttttttgaattgtgaGTTTTTGTTGGTTTAACTTAAGAAGGAGAGACAAATATTGATGAAAGGGAGAGTTGTTGTTATTGTGGTTTATGAGAAGAATTGAGTGAGTGGGGTATATATAGTGGGATTTTTCATATAGAGGAAAAAGACGCAGTGAAGTATTctatagtatattttttaaaataactgtATATTCAGTGTTAGTAGTGGATATTATTATGTGTCTTCATATCCATTCTATGGTACAACAATAATTATTAAAGAAAGAGATGAGTATGAATATGcaagattttttatatattcacaTGATCACTTTATATTAAAAGGTCTCCAGCATTTACATTAATTAACATTTTGAAAAGTCCTTTCATTTTTATCCATCATTTATCTTTTATCaacattttatcttattttcttttatcatattaatataaatatcaaaataatctaCTTCAATTTAgcttcaaaattaattaatttaattctcATTAAGTgaaatataacatataaaactaggataaaaatattcatacaaaAGTTAAATGTAGATAAGAGATGAAGCCAATAACTAAAATTCCTTCTATAAATCATTAAAGGTATGACTGATTTGTTCTTTTTGCATCCGAACATTCACCTTAAGCGTAACAAAAACTTAGTTAATGATTTTAAACAAGTGGTTACGTAACTTAATAGATCAAATTAGTCCAATAATTAGATACGATATTTTTCTAGTATGCATATAATTTGTCAGGTGACCATAACGTTGAACTGCTCTTATAATCACATTTTCTCTTGGACTCGAAGGGAggaataatttttaacttagaTAACCTGGTTCATTACAATCTGCTTTGCTTCGACTTgtaattatttctaatttatcttttttgctTTCTAATTTTCAATTCGAAAAAAAAAACGTAATTAACAAGAACACAAAAATTAAACTAAGAGAGAATTTTTGTATTTCTGGACTACTAACTACTCATAGCTTTTAATGTAGGTAAAATGGTatgaaataacaaattattaattcaaattaaatgttataatacaatttcaattaattctaattcataaaaaatatttgtcattcaACTCTCTCCCTagaaatctcgctcgccacggatctcgctcgcctctctaaCCGAGagacaaacaaaaatatataaattctgtatttttataaagcaagagaaaactatatatgcatataaaaatacatatattttcttcctatacacttataattatgcaaataCAAATCTTCCCCTATCAGTTCTcctttgtctttctctctttcttgttttatataaacacaaattatacaacaCAATCATCTCGATTCACattcaaattttatgaagatatacaaacacaatcaatgatacatatacatagtagttatatatatatacattgtaacgacctgtttagtcgttttgagcagtagagtttatttctggtaataactgtctgagtcgacggatccttcgacggaccgtcatgggcacgacggaccgtcgagggggtctcgttccaaaacacttagattctaaaaacttgggtactgagaacaactctctgaacttcgcgacgacatggaaggacggaccgtcgtggacacgacggaccgtcacagaccctttagtgaaatttagtctctgaactttgtgacggaagctgcaggacggaccgtcgcaggcacgacgggccgtcacaggctgcgtaaaccTGACTgtgtcggatttctgttaaatgtttttaaggggcgttttggactattcctgcttatgattataaagttagtggtttaatgttaataattcaattacttgggggttaaaggggacaaccttggaataaatagtgggttacttttaccatcttttatacttaattatatggtaattagggtaaaagaaaagagtttgaataaggaaaaatcagaaagaagaagagggaacgagcgagagaaagagaagaacgcagctttgggaaagtagattgcttgatcacgattcttcggtggaggtaggttatggtttatgctattccgtagtaaactctaaatagcgaatgatatgtattgggtaatttcgtaaagtcttctatatgcttaattgtgtgcttgcatgatgtgattatataattgtgataaaaataagcatgatgaggctgttgaatcttaaaccttaaaacccccttgttaatgatgatgccttggtataaaagaaggcttgatgaactaaaagaatgaggttagtggatcgggtgtcacgttccgacaccaggatagtaaaggatcggagtgtcacattccgacaccaggatagtatggatgggtgtcacgttccgacaccaggatagtaaaggattggagtgtcacgttccgacaccaggatagtatggatcgggtgtcacgttccggcaccaggatagtaaaggatcggagtgtcacgttccgccaccaggatagtaaagagaatgaatcttgaattatgctaatatactcagatttaatgaatctgtttcccaaatgagtatggtgtggaggcttgagtcctcatagatgtgcttgggttgtgcccaatggttatggt
Proteins encoded in this region:
- the LOC101253388 gene encoding uncharacterized protein; this translates as MDQNLPVIGKKFWKIVRVAYFMLRKGLSSKRKLMFDLNLLMKRGKIAGKTVFQNLMFQGHNNNNHVHQSTSKEYYEFSCSNSPTFHLPFNLNKRINKHNHNAVPVTEHDDVSMMNAAVLKALEMLQSETASPALPGFGRTPTVRQLRITDSPFPLRETDMMSNVDEKADEFISRFYRDLRREASAFA